Proteins found in one Populus alba chromosome 14, ASM523922v2, whole genome shotgun sequence genomic segment:
- the LOC118063407 gene encoding linoleate 9S-lipoxygenase, with product MMSRRAHPSMKERVEAVQSKLQNHHIKQNIIKGKVVIQNHGQSGPGKSASVQIYSSTTVDPSTGKGKLSAKAYLKHGKSKEHEGTKTRTYKIKLHVKPDFGIPGAFLMKNQHKHKFFLESVTLEILDNQIIYFDCRSWVYPFQKTKSERLFFSSKSYLPNHTPRALVELRKLELASLRGDGKQERKEWDRIYDYDYYNDICNPDEGQEHIRPVLGGSELHPYPRRVRTGHPPSNTEPSTKSRTETINLDIYVPPDERFSPKKLSEFISNSIQATVHFIITEAESLFKLDSSSVESFDEIHDMFSSKRSKAVEGKAKDKLKGKVKEKLKKLVPDVLFKEITYAGKEDLVKFPLPQIITENELAWRNDEEFGRQMLAGTNPARIQCLEVFPPEGRNGGSTIDASHIEHSLDGLTLRQAMNEWRILILDHHAYLMPYLSKININGICAYASRTLFFLRNDATLKPLAIELSLPGSSEYTSSSEDTGSSEDTEVSRVFLPANQGTEAALWQLAKAHVAANDSAYHQLVSHWLHTHAVVEPFIIATRRQLSVMHPINWLLRPHFKDTMHINALARSILINSRGILEKTLFSGEISMELSSELYKEWRFDEQALPADLVKRGLALEDPDNPNNPTGVQLLFDDYPYAADGLDIWHAIKTWVTDFCSLFYKDDSSVNSDVEIQAWWSEIQNVGHGDKRNETWWYKMTTLSDLTEALTTLIWITSGLHASVNFGQYAYSGCPLNRPMLCRKFIPEEGTEQFAEFLRDPDKYYLNMLPGRFEMSLGIALTEVLSKHTSDEVYLGQRPLLECSDNRVQQKFKKFNEHLQEIEKKIIQRNKDPEFKNRSGPAKIPYELLYPDTSSVGSKWGITGKGIPNSISI from the exons ATGATGTCCCGCAGAGCACATCCCAGCATGAAGGAGCGAGTGGAAGCTGTCCAAAGCAAACTTCAAAATCATCATATCAAGCAAAACATTATAAAGGGAAAAGTTGTTATTCAAAATCATGGGCAATCAGGACCAGGAAAATCAGCATCTGTACAGATTTATAGCAGCACTACAGTCGATCCAA GCACAGGCAAAGGAAAGTTGAGTGCAAAAGCCTACCTCAAGCATGGAAAGAGCAAGGAACATGAAGGcacaaaaacaagaacatacaaaataaaactacATGTCAAGCCAGACTTTGGGATTCCAGGAGCTTTTCTTATGAAAAATCAACATAAGCATAAATTCTTCCTTGAATCTGTAACTCTTGAAATTCTAGACAATCAGATCATCTACTTTGACTGCAGATCTTGGGTGTATCCATTCCAAAAGACAAAATCAGAGCGCCTATTCTTCTCAAGCAAA AGTTATCTTCCAAATCATACACCTAGAGCTCTGGTGGAGTTGAGAAAGCTGGAACTTGCAAGCCTGAGAGGGGATGGAAAACAAGAGAGGAAGGAATGGGATCGAATCTATGACTATGATTATTACAACGATATTTGTAATCCAGATGAAGGTCAGGAACACATTAGACCAGTCCTGGGTGGTTCTGAATTACATCCATACCCCCGTCGGGTGAGAACAGGTCACCCTCCCAGCAACACAG AACCTTCAACCAAGAGCCGGACAGAAACAATCAATTTGGATATATATGTTCCTCCAGATGAGCGCTTTAGTCCCAAGAAATTATCAGAGTTCATATCAAATTCAATCCAGGCTACAGTGCATTTCATTATCACAGAGGCAGAATCATTATTCAAACTAGATTCCAGTAGCGTTGAGTCGTTTGACGAGATACATGATATGTTTTCTAGCAAGAGAAGCAAAGCAGTAGAGGGAAAGGCCAAAGACAAATTGAAGGGAAAggtcaaagaaaaattgaagaaattagttCCAGATGTCCTTTTCAAAGAAATTACTTATGCAGGCAAAGAGGACCTCGTGAAATTCCCATTACCTCAAATTATAACAG AAAATGAATTAGCCTGGAGAAACGATGAGGAATTTGGACGTCAAATGCTTGCAGGAACTAATCCAGCAAGGATACAATGTTTGGAG GTATTCCCACCAGAAGGCAGAAATGGAGGGAGTACAATAGATGCATCACACATAGAGCACAGCCTTGATGGGTTGACACTTCGCCAG GCAATGAATGAATGGAGGATACTCATCTTGGATCACCACGCCTATCTCATGCCGTATTTAAGCAAAATTAACATAAACGGTATTTGTGCTTATGCATCAAGAACactatttttcttaagaaatgaTGCTACATTGAAGCCATTAGCAATAGAATTGAGCCTGCCTGGCTCCAGTGAGTACACAAGCTCCAGTGAGGACACAGGCTCCAGTGAGGACACAGAAGTCAGCAGGGTGTTTCTCCCAGCAAATCAAGGAACTGAAGCGGCACTATGGCAGCTTGCTAAAGCTCATGTTGCAGCTAATGACTCAGCATACCACCAACTAGTCAGCCATTG GTTACACACTCATGCAGTAGTTGAGCCGTTCATTATTGCAACTAGAAGGCAGTTGAGTGTCATGCACCCAATCAACTGGCTACTACGTCCTCATTTCAAGGACACCATGCACATAAACGCATTGGCTCGGAGTATCCTCATAAACTCTAGAGGAATCCTTGAGAAAACACTCTTTTCTGGTGAAATATCCATGGAATTGTCTTCTGAACTCTATAAAGAATGGAGATTTGATGAACAAGCTCTTCCTGCTGATCTTGTCAAAAG AGGATTGGCCCTGGAAGACCCAGACAATCCAAATAATCCCACTGGGGTACAGCTCCTCTTCGATGATTATCCCTATGCTGCAGATGGACTTGATATTTGGCATGCCATCAAGACATGGGTCACGGACTTCTGCTCACTTTTCTACAAAGACGATTCTTCTGTCAATTCTGATGTAGAAATTCAAGCATGGTGGTCTGAGATCCAGAATGTGGGCCATGGTGATAAGCGCAACGAGACATGGTGGTACAAAATGACAACTCTCTCAGACCTAACAGAGGCTCTAACAACACTCATATGGATTACATCAGGCCTTCATGCTTCCGTCAACTTTGGGCAATATGCATATTCTGGCTGCCCTTTAAATCGTCCCATGCTATGTCGAAAATTTATTCCAGAGGAAGGGACAGAACAATTTGCCGAGTTCTTAAGAGATCCAGACAAATATTATCTTAACATGCTGCCCGGCAGATTTGAGATGAGCCTTGGTATAGCATTAACAGAGGTTCTCTCGAAGCACACATCTGATGAAGTATACTTAGGTCAGAGGCCGCTGTTAGAGTGCAGTGACAATAGAGTTCAGCAAAAATTCAAGAAGTTCAATGAACATCTCCAAGAGATAGAGAAGAAAATTATTCAGAGGAACAAAGATCCCGAGTTTAAGAACAGGAGCGGCCCTGCCAAGATCCCATACGAACTTCTCTACCCAGATACATCCAGTGTTGGATCCAAATGGGGCATCACAGGAAAGGGGATCCCTAACAGCATATCAATATAG